The genomic stretch TGCTTCACAATAACCATGTAATGGTCTACATAATGCTTACCTAATGTTCTCCAACCATaagggaaaacaacaacaaaccttGTTTTMCAGCCGCTGGCCCATAGTGATGCTGAGCGTGTTGAAGCGGTTGTAGCGCACCTGGATGTCCTGCGGCGTGTCGATGACCAGGAAGCCCTCCGAAGTGGAGACGCGCGTCATCAGGCCCGTGACAAAAGGCAATGACACAGGAGTGCCGTTCACCTGGTTGGGGGGAGGACAGGCTGTGAGATTCATGCACTCGTGGTCAGACTttttaagtacacacacacaaataattgtatgatATATGTAACTATACACATGACTCACCATCCAACCTCAAACTAATAAAAACACCCACATTTCACATGTATTCTCTCCAAAATAAACAGATGATCGCGATGCAAAAATAAAATGCACCTGGTGACATCACCCCCACCCCAAATCATCTTCCTGCGGCCATgcactcatccatccatccaaccatctAACCACCCTTTAATTCATCCATTAAATCTACCCTCAATCCCTCCCCATCACCTTCACGGTGCTCCCGGAGATTAGGATATTCTCCTCGTTAATATAGAGGTATGCATGGGAGATGGTGGTGAGGTTGGGCGTGCTCCACTTGTCGAAGTTTGCGATGAGCTGAAAGGAGAGGTCAGGTAGCTTGTGGCAGTTGGTGGACAGCACGAAGgagcaggaggcaggcaggcggaGGGACGCCCCATCAAAGGTCCTGAAGAC from Salvelinus sp. IW2-2015 unplaced genomic scaffold, ASM291031v2 Un_scaffold14007, whole genome shotgun sequence encodes the following:
- the LOC112080257 gene encoding alpha-tectorin-like, which gives rise to FIKFVSFPLLSLLQPKQLFWNSDCTKRCQCIGRNLIQCDPRRCKAEEECALRHGVRGCFTQRLQHCVASGGGVFRTFDGASLRLPASCSFVLSTNCHKLPDLSFQLIANFDKWSTPNLTTISHAYLYINEENILISGSTVKVNGTPVSLPFVTGLMTRVSTSEGFLVIDTPQDIQVRYNRFNTLSITMGQRLXNKVCGLCGNFNGDPTDDYITSHGKPAISALELAQSWKTNG